The genomic region GTGATTATAGCGTGGAATACATTTTTATCATAGTTGAGAGTTCCCGACAGGTTTCAATTACTTCTTACCAGTAAATTCAAAAGCTTGCTGATGAACTTGTTTTAAAcctattgtttctattgtagaGTGAGAACTTATTCTCTCTCTCCATTCATTCTGGTCTCATTCAAGTTTCTCACATTTCTTCATTGAATTCTAATTTTCACTCTCTAGAGGTCtagagtgaaatttgaaacaaattactGTCTTATTGGAATTTGGAAGAGAAACATACATTGTTAAGCATGTTAAACTTTTATTCTTGTTCATACTATGATTTGTGATTAGAAAAGTTCAAATTGAGTTGCTTTTAGTTCGATATAATTATGTCATACTGAGCAGATTGTTGTAGATCAAGCAGTAGACCAGTGGGTTGGGATTTGATTGATGGATAGGACGACTGattgatattaattgattctgTTCTTgctgaataatattatgatcttCTCATGTGTCCTACTAAACATGGCCATTTCAATCTATCAGATCTTCTGGATGTGctgtaatttactattataGATGGACCTATTCAACAATGCTCAATACTTCGATATGCCCACATAACCATGTGCTTGAATAAAGTGATATGATAAAACAACCATGGCTTGGTGGGATTCAAACTCGTGACAAAGATAAACTCAGCAGACTGAAGTTATAGTAGCCTATTACAGATCATTAAGCAAGCAGCTCGcgaaatcaataatattgaaataaataattcataaatctTCGCTGAagcatattttttcttcatgagTATAGGCTACTCCTCACTCCTTGGAAAATGAGTTCTTCATGAATATACTGCTCACTTATTGATCAACTCTCATATTAACGGGTCGTGTTATACCTGGATAAAGcttattcacaataattgtataattataattatcatattatttgtatccCTCTATTAATAATGAAGCAGCTCATCCAAACTTGTAAGATCTGAATGAGATTTAGCTTCGTTAGATTATTGTAAGAGTCTCTTACAGACTCTGAAAGTAATGTGTGACTAAGATGACTtcattgtttatatgtttgactTATgttagataacataaagatttgtGTCGTAgggccatacgctaaataaatctGAAAgtaatcatttgtattttacTTATTGGATATCGCAAGGAAAGTCCCTCAGAAAAGTTCTCTCAATGAAAGGAAATATCTCtcagaaaataatttgaaacagaaattacaagGGAAACGTGTCGGAAGGAGACGATagggaaaaatgaaaacaatctCAAGGTCACGTGTATCAACTCCCTATTACGTGACAGCAGAAATCACCGCTGCAAACGGCTCTTTCaatattacattaattttttatgtaatcGCTACCGGTTGGACAGCTGACATCTCCAACTCACGTTCAGCAAGTTGAACGAACTGTAAAAGTTAGTCGTGCTTCGACAACCAAATCTAACTGGACTCACTCTCACTTTTCTATAAGCTTTCTCATTCATTACATTACATCTCGTtcatattttctcttcattctctctctctctcttgctcttCCTGTGTAATACACTTTTTCTACTCACCCACAACATCATCAACTAAAACACTTTTTAACGGTTGAGTGACTCATAGGCTGGAGCTCAACACATAATAAGAGAATGTAACTGATGATCTCACATTAATCCACTGGGAGATTCCGCAGGAAAGAAAGTGCTACCGTTTCCGTTGAAGATGTTGCTGTTTACACATGTATGGGaagtttaaatttgaaattttgtttaagATTGGATAATTTTAAGGATATTTAATGAGTTTGGAAACCTCCAAATAATTTACTGGGATGAAAACTATTACTGATAGCATACCTCAAAGAACATGACCGTCACCAAGGATATCATGTAGTGAGATACATTATAAACTTCCAGCATTAATATTTAATCATCAGTGCTTATAGGGAAGGAAGTGCTTATATTTATAGGGAAGCTTCAATTTaaagttttcgttgtttttgagtgaaaatggactaaattttagtaaagtgaaatcataaccctattttggacttttaaaatgttatctaaatttgggagagaaatagtacaaggagtatcctcagtttttctctcctaatcagtgtttctttgtagaaaatatagataaataaataaaataaaattgttgtatCATTTGAGgatttcaaactatcaaaaatattatttctaactcTTGTATGTTCGATTGTTTTTGAATAAGTgtacaattttctcaaatagtTCAACTGAGAAACTCCTAGACATTACAAAATATTAGcgacttttataaaaataatcttGAGGAATGTGATAGATCACTTAAAGATACACTTAAAGAATGCCCATTGGAAAAAAAGGGTGGAGACTTATCATTGTCCTTCTTATTATGcaaagagaaaaatataaaaatgagagTAGACTTATCATAGTAAACTCTCAGAATCATGATGGcattttatgatgaaaaaactaGGCCTATTtctaacatttataatataatgtcaTTCCTACAATGGGCAAAACTCGTAACTCACCAGTACCTGACTCACcacaactacaaattcttaaaGAGAATACTACCTGATTTGAATTCGAAGTAAACTATCCTACACTCAGATTAGCATATTCCATGAGAAACCTTTCAGAACGACTATGTAACAGCACCCGGAgcataatatattttctgtcGGAAGTTGCAACCTTCAAACATAAAGAGGACCCGGCCAGACCACTTTCGCTACTTTCCACTGGTTCGACTGCTGGCAAGTGCCAACTTTTCATAAGAATAACGTGCTTTGGCGACCGCTTTTGCTCACAAGGTCTTTGCCAGTTATAATTGCACACGTGTTGCCAATATAGCATGTTGCTAATATGGATATAACGTGGAGCGTTGAAGATCGTTAAGCTTGATGGCACGTTGGAGGAAGGAGGTGATAAACATGTTTGAACTCACTCACCTTTGACCTAAACCTTATTGCTTCTCAAGGAAGGAACATGTTTCACAGTCTTCCGGTGATATCCGCTGTTTATCTATTGAAGTTGATACAATATTGAAGTTGAAGTTTAAGTTGAAGTTGAAGTTGTATTCAATATTGTACAGCAGGAGAGAGATATCTAGAACAGCAGGAGATAGCGTATAGGAGTATTATTATGCAATTTTTATTGCTGAGTTCAAATTCGTCATGATATGCAGAAGTATTCCTGAAAATTCAGGGAAAGAGTTGGTGCTGATAAGTAATTATCTACGATCAATGGAAATCGGTTCCACGTATTAAACTCAACGGCTGTTAAATGGTGTCATCCAATAAATCCAAGACAATTTATCATAATGACAATGTGTTGACGCTTTTCAacctcaatttaattcaatagaCATACGTGGAACTGGATCTCAAACTACGgagtgaattgaaattttagtttGAAAAGATGAGAATTTTCATGGAACGATTTTTGTTCAGAACATCAGTGAATGTAAACATCGGAATTCCACTCTATTTTTGACTACTCACATGTAAAAACattatgtgccggttgcacaaaagcttgttaaaattcaaccgtgatcaattccaagagaaccaatcagagaagcctacCTTTCAAAttagccttctctgattggtgtCATGGATTTAGTCATGATCAAAATTTATcaggcttttgtgcagccgGCACTTTGAATTCTAATAAGTGGACTCtttgtttttgattttcaaaatttgttcACTTTCAGagttcaaatattatttgcctCATATTTAtcatatctgataaaataaaaaaaaaccatgttttcaatTATCCTAATTTTTAATGatcaattgatattattttactctattgATCTGCTCAATAATATCAGATTTATAGTATCGTGAATATTCATGGAAACtaattttctgttcattctAATTTTTGTTACAGATCAGCTTACTAGCGACACAACTAGTGAACGCAGCAGCTGTgaaagaagaggatgaggagacgTCCCCCAAGGACAAGAGAACGGCTGCCATGCCAGCTGGGGCGGGTGGATATGCATCTGGGTACCCAGCCGCTGGCTATCCCTTCCCTGCAACCTACCCCTTGCAACAACAACAAGGACATGCTTCACCCCTCTTCGTCCCCAACCAACACTCGTTCAACCTCCAAGACTTTGGAGGATTAGGAGGGTTGGGAGGGTATGGAGGTCTGGGATATGGAGGACTTGGTGGACTAGGATATGGAGGTCTCAACTTTGGATCCTATGGGTCACAGTTTGGTGGTTTGGGATCAGCGTCGCAGTTTGGGGGATTAGGAGCGTTCAAGTTGTCACCGTTCCCGTTCGCCCTGGCAAGTCCAGCTGCTGTCAACCCGGCAGCTGCAGCTGCACATGCCTACCCTGCAGCGGCTGCACCTTCAGGTGGTCTGTCAAGCTACGCCACTGCCATCCCAACCCCTCTCTACTCTACTGCTTCACCAACCTATGGATCACCAACTGCCTACTCGCAATCGGCCTACTCCCCATCATCAACTTCCCAGTCACCAACATCCTCACCTTACGCATCTTCAGGATCATCCTCATCGTTCAGCCCTTACTACAGCTCCTCATCACCATCTTCATCCTCCCACTCAGGTTATGCCACCTCGGAATACTCAGGATACAACAGTggatcatcctcctcctcttcttcttaccCCTCATCCTCACCCTACTCCAGCTACTCTtacccctcctcctcttcctccagtTCCTAcccatcctcctcatcctactaCTCATCACcatcctcatcttcctcctcctcctcattctacCCATCTCACGGTTACAGTTCCCCATCATCCTCATCAACCTCCACATCATCCCAATATGCTTCCTCACCTTCAACCACCTATGTTCCTTCATCTCTGTACACTTCAAAGGCATTTGAGGCTTCCCTCCAGGCCTATTCGCCACATTCATACTCGTCGTCAGCTTCGTCTCCCTACTCGTACTACAGCTCTCCGCAGTACTCTTCCTCAAGCTATCCCTACTCGTCAAGTTCCTCACCATCAAGCGCCTACCACTCAAGCGCTTATAGGCACTAATATGTATTTCcttaattatttgaatcaacTTT from Nilaparvata lugens isolate BPH chromosome 11, ASM1435652v1, whole genome shotgun sequence harbors:
- the LOC111057113 gene encoding putative protein TPRXL, with the protein product MGSKTVLLDFVLRLALISLLATQLVNAAAVKEEDEETSPKDKRTAAMPAGAGGYASGYPAAGYPFPATYPLQQQQGHASPLFVPNQHSFNLQDFGGLGGLGGYGGLGYGGLGGLGYGGLNFGSYGSQFGGLGSASQFGGLGAFKLSPFPFALASPAAVNPAAAAAHAYPAAAAPSGGLSSYATAIPTPLYSTASPTYGSPTAYSQSAYSPSSTSQSPTSSPYASSGSSSSFSPYYSSSSPSSSSHSGYATSEYSGYNSGSSSSSSSYPSSSPYSSYSYPSSSSSSSYPSSSSYYSSPSSSSSSSSFYPSHGYSSPSSSSTSTSSQYASSPSTTYVPSSLYTSKAFEASLQAYSPHSYSSSASSPYSYYSSPQYSSSSYPYSSSSSPSSAYHSSAYRH